In Syngnathoides biaculeatus isolate LvHL_M chromosome 5, ASM1980259v1, whole genome shotgun sequence, the following are encoded in one genomic region:
- the smpdl3b gene encoding acid sphingomyelinase-like phosphodiesterase 3b has translation MSAERLLLICLFLQGGLALSRNFWHITDLHWDPSYDLSNDPKRVCNSSGIRPAVQAGPYGDHACDSPWNLINSSIHAMKDILPNPDFIVWTGDDTPHVPNQLLGEESVLRIIGNLTDIITEVFPGTKVYPALGNHDYHPKSQLPGGPSYMYDQTAEKWKHWLDLESHQTFKNGGYYTEKLLNRAGFRMLVLNTNLYYESNKVTQNDEDPAGQFSWADGVLTQAAARKEKVYIIGHVPPGMFEKKRSKPWYRPQFNMRYLELIQKHHAVIKGQFFGHHHTDAFRMFYDSNDSPISTMFLSPAVTPWETTLPGVKKGANNPGIRIFEYDTQTLLVQDVVTYYLNLTRANAGRDRWEKEYRLTESFQVADASPASMHQVLKGISEDRCRLQQYYQFNSVNFDLSECDKECRADHVCASREVDFHLYERCLAIEAAGAGLSGGLLSILSMAASILFLFARQ, from the exons ATGTCTGCAGAGAGGCTGCTGCTGATCTGTCTTTTCCTTCAAGGGGGCCTCGCACTGTCAA GGAACTTTTGGCACATCACCGACCTGCACTGGGACCCAAGCTACGACCTGAGCAATGACCCCAAAAGGGTGTGTAACTCCAGCGGTATCAGACCGGCGGTCCAGGCAGGTCCGTATGGTGACCATGCTTGCGACTCTCCTTGGAACCTCATCAACTCCTCCATTCACGCCATGAAGGACATTCTCCCCAACCCGGATTTCATTGTGTGGACAGG AGACGACACGCCCCACGTTCCCAATCAGTTACTGGGCGAAGAATCAGTTCTGCGCATAATCGGCAACCTCACAGACATCATTACTGAAGTTTTTCCCG GAACCAAAGTATACCCTGCCCTGGGTAACCACGACTACCACCCCAAGAGCCAGCTTCCTGGTGGCCCGAGCTACATGTACGACCAAACGGCAGAAAAGTGGAAGCACTGGTTGGATTTAGAGTCACACCAAACCTTCAAAAATG GTGGCTACTACACAGAAAAGCTCCTGAATCGAGCAGGTTTCAGGATGTTGGTGCTCAACACAAACCTCTACTATGAGAGCAACAAGGTGACCCAGAACGATGAGGACCCAGCTGGCCAGTTTAGCTGGGCGGATGGTGTCCTCACACAGGCTGCCGCCAGGAAAGAAAAG GTGTACATCATCGGCCACGTCCCCCCGGGGATGTTTGAGAAGAAGAGAAGTAAGCCTTGGTACAGACCGCAGTTTAACATGCGTTACCTTGAGCTGATTCAGAAGCATCACGCCGTCATCAAGGGACAGTTCTTCGGCCATCACCACACCGATGCATTTCGCATGTTCTACGACTCGAATG ACTCTCCCATCAGCACCATGTTCCTTAGCCCGGCGGTGACACCATGGGAGACTACGCTCCCGGGTGTCAAGAAAGGGGCCAACAATCCTGGCATTCGCATCTTCGAATACGACACCCAAACACTCCTGGTCCAA GACGTGGTAACTTACTACCTAAACCTGACACGCGCCAATGCCGGCCGGGATCGCTGGGAGAAGGAGTACCGTCTGACCGAGAGCTTCCAGGTGGCGGACGCCTCGCCGGCCTCCATGCACCAGGTCTTGAAAGGCATCTCTGAGGACAGGTGCCGCCTGCAGCAATACTACCAATTCAACTCGGTCAACTTTGACCTGAGCGAGTGCGACAAAGAATGCCGCGCGGACCACGTGTGCGCCTCGCGCGAGGTCGACTTCCACTTGTACGAGCGATGCTTGGCCATAGAGGCAGCGGGGGCCGGGCTCAGCGGAGGCCTGCTGAGCATCCTCAGCATGGCGGCgagcattttgtttctttttgctcGGCAGTAG
- the mecr gene encoding enoyl-[acyl-carrier-protein] reductase, mitochondrial, protein MWPQLGAVCYINMLVCRRSLLPVGLFKRRRGAAQANHARHLSRCKALVYANHGDPSHVIRLENVDLPPVGPKDVLVQIMAAPINPADINMIQGTYAILPDLPAVGGNEGVAQVVEVGGKVTSLQAGDWVIPRDAGVGTWRTAAVLDEDDLIAVPSDVPLLAAATLGVNPCTAFRMLADFENLEPGDSVIQNAANSGVGQAVIQIAAARGINTINVIRDRLEFTQLSDRLKALGASHVIKEDALRKPEMKELFKMCPKPKLALNAVGGKSATELLRHLQVGGSMVTYGGMSKQPVTVPVSALIFKDVKVCGFWVTQWKRQHSHGAFRAMLDELCALLRQEKLSAPACAQVALDDYRQALDAAVQPFTSAKQILIT, encoded by the exons ATGTGGCCACAACTTGGCGCAGTTTGCTACATTAACATGTTAGTTTGCAGAAGAAGTTTGTTGCCTGTCGGTCTTTTCAAACGTCGCCGAGGAGCGGCTCAGGCTAATCACGCTCGTCACCTGAGCCGTTGCAAAGCTCTGGTATACGCAAACCACGGAGACCCTTCTCACGTCATTCG GTTGGAGAATGTGGATCTTCCCCCAGTTGGTCCAAAGGATGTCCTGGTTCAAATCATGGCCGCTCCCATCAACCCAGCAGACATCAACATGATCCAAG GCACATACGCCATCCTGCCCGACCTCCCAGCTGTTGGGGGCAATGAGGGGGTGGCCCAGGTGGTAGAGGTGGGCGGGAAGGTTACGTCTCTCCAAGCAGGAGATTGGGTCATCCCGAGAGATGCTGGTGTAG GGACGTGGAGGACGGCAGCCGTGCTGGATGAAGATGACTTGATCGCAGTGCCCAGTGACGTCCCCCTGTTGGCCGCCGCCACACTAGGGGTGAACCCCTGCACTGCCTTCAGGATGCTGGCCGACTTTGAGAACCTCGAGCCAG GTGATTCGGTGATCCAGAATGCAGCCAACAGTGGCGTGGGGCAAGCAGTTATTCAGATTGCAGCAGCGAGGGGGATAAACACCATCAACGTGATCCGAGACAG GTTAGAGTTCACGCAGCTCAGTGACAGGCTGAAGGCCCTCGGAGCAAGTCACGTGATCAAGGAGGACGCACTGAGGAAGCCCGAGATGAAGGAACTCTTTAAG atgtgtCCAAAGCCTAAATTGGCTTTGAATGCTGTCGGAGGAAAGAGCGCCACCGAGCTGCTCCGTCATCTCCA GGTTGGAGGGTCCATGGTGACCTACGGGGGGATGTCCAAACAGCCCGTGACTGTCCCTGTG AGTGCTCTTATATTTAAGGATGTGAAAGTGTGCGGCTTCTGGGTCACACAGTGGAAGAGACAACACTCACATG GAGCGTTCAGGGCCATGCTGGATGAATTGTGCGCCCTCCTTcgccaggaaaagctcagcgCTCCCGCCTGCGCGCAGGTGGCTCTGGACGACTACCGCCAAGCTCTGGATGCCGCCGTACAGCCTTTCACCTCTGCCAAGCAGATCCTGATCACGTGA